A portion of the Juglans microcarpa x Juglans regia isolate MS1-56 chromosome 1D, Jm3101_v1.0, whole genome shotgun sequence genome contains these proteins:
- the LOC121263225 gene encoding LOW QUALITY PROTEIN: arginase 1, mitochondrial-like (The sequence of the model RefSeq protein was modified relative to this genomic sequence to represent the inferred CDS: inserted 1 base in 1 codon): MSTIGRRGIHYLQKLNSANVSAALLEKGQNRVIDASLTLIRERAKLKGELVRALGGAVASASLLGVPLGHNSSFLQGPAFAPPRIREAIWCDSTNSTTEEGKELNDPRVLTDVGDVPVQEIRDCGIDDDRLMNVISESVKLVIEEEPLRPLVLGGDHSISFPVIRAVSEKLXGPVDILHLDAHPDIYDAFEGNKYSHASSFARIMEGGYARRLLQVGIRSITAEGREQGKRFGVEQFEMRTFSKDRHFLENLKLGEGVKGVYVSIDVDSLDPAFAPGVSHIEPGGLSFRDVLNILHNLQGNVVGGDVVELNPQRDTVDGMTAMVAAKLVRELTAKISK; encoded by the exons ATGTCAACCATAGGGCGGAGAGGAATTCATTACTTGCAGAAACTAAATTCTGCAAATGTATCTGCCGCTTTACTAGAAAAGGGCCAAAATCGTGTTATTGATGCTTCCCTTACACTTATTCGTGAGAGGGCGAAGCTTAAG GGAGAGCTTGTTCGTGCTTTAGGAGGTGCTGTTGCATCAGCATCTCTTCTTGGAGTACCTCTAGGACATAACTCATCATTTCTTCAGGGGCCTGCATTTGCACCTCCTCGCATACGAGAGGCCATCTGGTGTGATAGCACAAACTCAACAACTGAAGAAG GGAAAGAATTAAATGACCCACGGGTGCTAACTGATGTCGGCGATGTCCCTGTTCAAGAAATTCGAGATTGTGGCATCGATGATGACAGATTGATGAATGTCATAAGTGAGTCTGTCAAGCTAGTTATTGAAGAG GAGCCCCTGCGCCCATTAGTTTTAGGTGGCGACCATTCAATATCTTTTCCCGTTATCAGAGCTGTATCTGAGAAGC GGGGTCCTGTTGATATTCTTCATCTAGATGCTCATCCAGATATCTATGATGCCTTTGAAGGAAACAAATATTCACATGCTTCTTCTTTTGCCCGAATTATGGAGGGTGGTTATGCTCGACGGCTTTTGCAG GTTGGCATTAGATCGATAACGGCTGAAGGGCGTGAGCAAGGCAAAAGATTTGGAGTGGAGCAATTTGAAATGCGTACCTTTTCAAAAGATCGCCACTTTTTGGAAAacctg AAACTAGGAGAAGGTGTAAAAGGAGTGTATGTGTCAATAGATGTGGATAGTCTTGATCCTGCATTTGCTCCCGGAGTGTCACATATTGAGCCAGGAGGTCTCTCATTCCGTGATGTTCTCAACATTCTCCACAATCTCCAAGGTAATGTTGTTGGTGGAGATGTGGTTGAATTGAACCCGCAGCGTGATACCGTCGACGGCATGACTGCAATGGTAGCTGCCAAGCTAGTGAGAGAACTTACCGCGAAGATATCAAAATGA
- the LOC121263238 gene encoding uncharacterized protein LOC121263238: MPLVPSSARRFSLPLKSQGFPFLPSTSMLTGETVIPTTMSFSSSSSKAIDTSKEDLHEENLSQVLKYHQQTKHSYDRYARGPHGLDWANQPNPFRRYLSAPLLPLLHFPTKTEPQNPNQTYKPSPSDSPLYSSIFLSLPPPKPISHSTISQLFYDSLALSAWKTTGYSTWSLRVNPSSGNLHPTEAYIISPPIDSLSSSPFVAHYAPKEHSLELRAEIPSGFFPKFFPENSFLIGLSSIFWREAWKYGERAFRYCNHDIGHAIAAVAVAAAGLGWDVKLLDGLGYQELKKVMGLECFPEFKYPSKPVRGKFREIEFEHPDCLLLVFPNGIGQEFDVNYKELSSSILEFSKLEWKGKPNFLSEEHVCWDIIYRTAEAVKKPLTMGDRVAIDPFESCGDSSEGSYKGLTVREVVRKRRSAVDMDRVTVIQRDTFYKILLHCLPSGCANGGKQRRELALPFRALPWDAEVHAVLFVHRVAGLPKGLYFLVRNEDHFDELKKSTSSNFAWVKPEGCPHNLPLYELERSLYDTLAKQVSCHQEIASHGCFSLGMVARFDSTLRDKNAWMYPRLFWETGVLGQVLYLEAHAVGISATGIGCYFDDPVHKILGLKGSNFQSLYHFTVGGPVLDKRIMSLPAYPGPAIDA; the protein is encoded by the exons ATGCCTCTGGTTCCTTCTAGCGCCAGGaggttctctctccctctgaaGTCTCAGGGCTTCCCCTTCCTTCCTTCAACCTCCATGCTCACTGGAGAAACTGTTATCCCCACAACCAtgtccttttcttcttcttcttccaaggCCATTGACACTTCCAAAGAAGACCTACACGAAGAAAATCTCTCTCAGGTGCTCAAATACCACCAGCAGACCAAGCACTCCTACGACAGGTATGCCCGAGGTCCCCATGGCCTGGACTGGGCCAACCAACCCAACCCTTTTCGCCGCTATCTCTCTGCTCCACTCCTCCCGCTTCTTCACTTCCCCACCAAGACCGAACCCCAAAACCCAAACCAAACCTATAAACCATCACCCTCTGATTCCCCTCTCTACTCCTCTatattcctctctctccctcctccaaAACCCATTTCCCATTCCACCATTTCCCAATTATTCTACGATTCCCTTGCTCTCTCCGCTTGGAAAACCACTGGATACTCCACTTGGTCCCTCCGAGTCAATCCCAGTAGCGGGAATTTGCACCCAACCGAAGCATATATAATTTCCCCGCCAATCGATTCGCTCTCCAGCTCACCTTTCGTTGCGCATTATGCTCCGAAAGAGCATTCTTTGGAGCTCAGAGCCGAAATTCCATCGGGCTTCTTCCCCAAATTCTTTCCCGAGAACTCGTTTCTTATTGgtctttcctccattttctgGCGCGAGGCCTGGAAGTATGGTGAGCGCGCTTTTCGGTATTGCAATCACGATATTGGCCACGCTATCGCCGCGGTGGCGGTGGCTGCGGCGGGCCTCGGCTGGGATGTGAAGCTTCTAGATGGACTGGGATACCAGGAACTGAAGAAGGTCATGGGGCTTGAATGTTTCCCAGAATTCAAATACCCCTCTAAGCCCGTCAGAGGTAAGTTTCGGGAGATTGAATTCGAGCACCCAGATTGCTTGCTCCTAGTTTTTCCTAACGGAATCGGTCAagaatttgatgtgaattatAAAGAGTTGAGTTCTTCGATTTTGGAGTTCTCTAAATTGGAGTGGAAGGGGAAGCCCAATTTCCTTAGTGAAGAGCATGTGTGTTGGGATATAATATACCGAACCGCTGAGGCGGTGAAAAAACCATTAACAATGGGAGATAGGGTTGCGATTGATCCATTTGAGAGTTGTGGAGATTCAAGTGAAGGTTCTTATAAAGGTTTAACGGTTAGGGAAGTTGTAAGGAAGCGTAGAAGTGCGGTTGACATGGATAGAGTTACAGTAATTCAAAGAGATACATTCTATAAGATACTGTTACATTGCCTTCCTTCGGGCTGTGCAAATGGAGGGAAGCAAAGGAGAGAGTTAGCTTTGCCATTCCGGGCTCTTCCGTGGGATGCTGAGGTGCATGCCGTTTTGTTTGTTCATAGGGTGGCAGGGTTACCCAAGGGGTTGTATTTCTTGGTGAGGAATGAGGACCATTTTGACGAGCTTAAGAAATCTACGAGTTCTAATTTCGCTTGGGTGAAACCAGAGGGGTGTCCTCATAATCTCCCTCTGTATGAACTTGAGAGATCTTTGTATGACACACTCGCAAAACAGGTCTCGTGCCATCAG GAAATTGCTAGTCATGGCTGCTTTAGCCTTGGTATGGTGGCTCGGTTTGACTCTACTTTGCGGGACAAGAACGCTTGGATGTACCCTCGATTGTTTTGGGAAACTGGAGTTCTTGGGCAGGTGTTGTACCTTGAAGCACATGCAGTTGGCATCTCTGCAACCGGAATTGGTTGTTACTTTGATGATCCTG TGCATAAAATCCTTGGGTTGAAAGGATCAAACTTTCAGAGTCTATATCATTTCACTGTAGGAGGCCCTGTCCTGGACAAGCGGATTATGAGCCTACCAGCATATCCAGGCCCTGCAATTGATGCATAG